A section of the Mangifera indica cultivar Alphonso chromosome 12, CATAS_Mindica_2.1, whole genome shotgun sequence genome encodes:
- the LOC123193221 gene encoding GTPase Der, which translates to MFRSWVRVLSARKSQSHSRFSFFRRTQLNSSHVKPSLIGSLSNLDSSLHYDFVLGAGASRGFCVVVANGNRENSHIEIDKDQKAKDFYEKPIDFTKVNINLLPTVMIIGRPNVGKSALFNRLIRRKEALVYNTPDDHVTRDIREGIAKLGDLRFRVLDSAGLETEATSGSILDRTAGMTANVLAKTQFAIFLIDVRAGLHPLDLEVGKWLRRHAPRIKPLVVMNKSENLLDGTGSLAGAAAEALMLGFGDPIAISAETGLGMTELYEALRPSLEDFMVQVLNNNCCQDDSSGQDSSSGEVDESKLPLQLAIVGRPNVGKSTLLNALLQEDRVLVGPEAGLTRDSVRVHFEYQGRTVYLVDTAGWLQRTDREKGPASLSIMQSRKNLMRAHVIALVLDAEEIAKARRSMTHAEVVIARRTVEEGRGLVVIVNKMDLLSGRKNSALYKRVKEAVPLEIQTVIPQVTGIPVVFTSALEGRGRISVMHQVIDTYEKWCLRLSTARLNRWLRKVMSRHSWKDQSAQPKIKYFTQVKARPPTFIAFVSGKTQLLDTELRFLMKSLKEDFDLGGIPIRILQRTVERKAGSSSSTSRSRSSHSVGRTVKRMVSEKRIIPS; encoded by the exons ATGTTCCGCTCATGGGTTCGGGTTCTTTCGGCCCGAAAGAGCCAGAGCCATTCTCGTTTTAGCTTCTTCCGCAGAACCCAATTGAACTCCTCCCATGTTAAACCTTCATTAATCG GTTCACTGTCTAATCTGGATTCGAGCTTGCATTATGATTTTGTTCTTGGAGCTGGAGCTTCTAGGGGCTTTTGTGTGGTCGTTGCAAATGGGAATAGGGAGAACTCACATATTGAGATTGATAAAGACCAGAAAGCTAAGGATTTTTATGAGAAACCAATTGATTTCACCAAGGTCAATATTAATTTGCTTCCCACTGTGATGATTATTGGACGTCCTAATGTGGGCAAGTCAGCTTTGTTTAACCG GCTGATTAGGAGGAAGGAGGCTTTGGTTTACAACACGCCAGATGATCATGTTACTAGGGACATAAGAGAGGGGATTGCTAAACTTGGTGATTTGAGATTTAGGGTCTTGGATTCAGCTGGCTTGGAAACTGAAGCAACTTCTGGGTCTATTCTTGATAGAACTGCAGGGATGACTGCAAACGTTCTTGCAAAGACTCAATTTGCAATTTTCTTAATTGATGTGAG AGCTGGACTTCATCCCTTGGATTTGGAGGTTGGAAAGTGGTTGCGTAGACATGCACCACGAATCAAGCCTTTGGTGGTGATGAATAAGTCTGAAAATCTTCTTGATGGCACTGGCTCTCTTGCTGGTGCTGCTGCTGAAGCCCTTATGTTAGGATTTGGGGACCCTATTGCTATTTCTGCAGAGACTGGATTGGGGATGACAGAACTTTATGAAGCTCTTCGCCCTTCACTTGAGGATTTTATGGTCCAAGTCTTAAATA ATAATTGCTGTCAAGATGATAGTTCTGGTCAGGACAGCAGCTCTGGTGAGGTTGATGAGTCTAAGTTGCCATTACAGTTAGCAATTGTAGGAAGGCCTAATGTTGGGAAGTCAACCTTGCTGAATGCTTTGTTACAAGAAGACCGTGTGCTGGTGGGTCCAGAAGCTGGTTTGACCAGAGATTCAGTGAGAGTGCACTTTGAGTATCAAGGGAGAACAGTATACTTG GTTGACACTGCAGGTTGGTTGCAAAGGACAGATAGGGAGAAAGGACCAGCATCATTGAGCATCATGCAATCAAGAAAAAATCTGATGAGAGCTCATGTAATTGCTTTGGTCCTTGATGCAGAAGAG ATTGCAAAGGCTAGACGTAGTATGACACATGCAGAAGTAGTTATAGCAAGACGGACTGTGGAAGAAGGGCGTGGTTTGGTTGTTATTGTCAACAAAATGGATCTTCTAAGTGGGAGAAAGAATTCTGCCCTGTATAAGAGGGTCAAGGAAGCTGTCCCTCTAGAAATACAAACAGTTATACCCCAG GTGACTGGCATACCTGTTGTATTCACTTCAGCATTAGAGGGAAGGGGCCGGATATCCGTCATGCATCAGGTTATTGATACTTATGAAAAATGGTGTCTAAGGCTGTCCACAGCTCGACTTAACCGTTGGTTGCGTAAG GTCATGAGCCGGCATTCCTGGAAAGATCAATCTGCCCAACccaagataaaatattttacacaaGTGAAGGCTCGGCCTCCCACTTTCATTGCCTTTGTGAGTGGGAAGACACAGCTATTGGACACCGAACTCAGGTTCTTAATGAAATCTTTAAAGGAAGACTTCGACTTAGGTGGTATCCCTATTAGGATACTGCAGCGAACAGTAGAAAGAAAAGCTGGGAGTAGCAGTAGCACTAGCAGAAGCAGAAGTAGCCATTCCGTTGGCAGAACAGTTAAAAGGATGGTTTCGGAGAAGAGAATCATACCTTCTTAA